The Candidatus Methylomirabilis lanthanidiphila nucleotide sequence CAGGAGCGCGGGATCGCGTTGATCAGGGACGGAGCCGACGGAAAGGTCATCCACGCTGCAGTCAATGGCGTGTTGGAAAGGGACGGCTTCACGACCGGTATGGTAGGCGGTCGGATGCAGGGCTTCTTTCACGGCACAGGGCATGGGGTCGGCCTGGATATCCATGAACCTCCGCGCATCAACAAAACGAGCACAATGCTGCGAACGGGCCATGTGGTCACCGTTGAGCCTGGGCTGTACTACCTTGATGCCGGGGCCATTCGGGTTGAAGATCTGGTGGTCGTCACGGCAGCGGGGTGCAGGAATCTGACGAACTTTCCAAAAGAGATCAGCGAGTTCGAGATCGACTGATGACGCATCTCGTCCCCGCAGCGTTTCAGGCGGTGCAAGAACTGGCAGTCGGAAGCCTGTTCTGTCTGGGCCACCTGCATTCGCCACCGATCAGGCGGAGCTTTTTCCAGACCTGCCTCCTGACCCTTGCGAGCATGCTCGGGGTGGGAATATGGCTTAGTCCAACACCAGCCTCAGTCATCCTTTTCGTCCTGCTCCTGGTGTATGCGGGCGCCTTCTGGATTTCGGATAGGCGATGGCCAAGGCGGATGCTGTGGTTAAGTCTGGCGGTCGGAGCGGCAGGAATGCTGACCCCCCCACTGTTGCTGATCAAAGAATCGTCCGGCATAGCTGAGATCGCTGCCCAAATCGTCACCACCTTCACATCAGCCCTCCTCCTGGGGTCAACTTTCATCGGCATGTTGCTCGGGCACCACTATCTCAGAGACCCCAAGCTCCCAGTGGCGTTGATCCGCCGCTTGGCTATTCTCTTTCTCCTGTCCACCGTCGTCCAAGGCTTCTTGCTGACGGCGAATCTGGGGGCGCTCTACCTGTTTGGCGGGGCCGAAGCCGTGGCCAGAATCGAACTTCTGTCGACCTCATACCTCGCGGTGTTTCTCAGCCGTGTGTTTGTCGGAATTCTTGGCTCTTTCGTCTTGGCGTGTGTGATCTGGGACACCTTGCGCATCCCAAACGTCCGGTCCGCAACCGGTTTCTTCTACATCGCGATTCTCACCGGCACAATCGGGGAGTTTCTTGGGCGATTCCTCTGGCACTCAACGCTCATCCCATTGTGATATGATGCGCTCCGTTCTTTTGGCTCAATGAGGTTTCGCCCTTGTAGAGTCGTTGGGGACGTGTTATATTACCAATAGAAATCGGCAGAGAGGTGGCGCGATGCATAAGTCATTGGCTCAGGAAATTTTGGATATCTTGTACAGTGATCCGAGCACACGCCGGTCGCACAAGGACGCCCTCAGCGACTGGATTCTCGATAGCCAGCCTCACGGTTCTCCGCTCGACGGAATCGCCATGATTCAATATCTAGTCGAACACCATCCGGATATTCTCGCGCGACTGAAAATCAACACCCACGTGAAAGAAGAGATCGCTCGCGTTCTGGATGCGATCGGCCACAAGTAGGGCATCCAGGCGTCAGCGGTTCGCATTCGGCCACCCACCTAACCCGGATTCAACAGCACGCTACTCGGAGTCTATTCACCGCCGGGCTATTGAGACATGATCTACGTCGTCGGCGATATTCATGGTTGTCTGGATCCCCTACGCCGCCTTATGGCGCAACTCCGTCCGTCCGAGGACGATGAGGTGGTCTTCCTGGGCGATTATGTGGATCGGGGACCGGATTCAAAGGGGGTCATTGAGTACCTGCTGACCCTCAGGGGCCGGTACACTTTTCTTATGGGCAATCATGAGCGGATGTTTCTTGATTTTCTCCAGGGGAAAGAGCGGGCGCTGTTTCTCTATAACGGCGGGGCCGCGACGCTGGAAAGCTACGGCGGACTCCGTCA carries:
- a CDS encoding membrane protein — its product is MTHLVPAAFQAVQELAVGSLFCLGHLHSPPIRRSFFQTCLLTLASMLGVGIWLSPTPASVILFVLLLVYAGAFWISDRRWPRRMLWLSLAVGAAGMLTPPLLLIKESSGIAEIAAQIVTTFTSALLLGSTFIGMLLGHHYLRDPKLPVALIRRLAILFLLSTVVQGFLLTANLGALYLFGGAEAVARIELLSTSYLAVFLSRVFVGILGSFVLACVIWDTLRIPNVRSATGFFYIAILTGTIGEFLGRFLWHSTLIPL